A stretch of DNA from Synechococcus sp. JA-3-3Ab:
CCGGCATTGAGGTGGAGGATGTAGCCAAGCGGCTAATGGACTACGGCTTCCACGCCCCCACCATCTCCTGGCCGGTGCCGGGGACAATGATGGTGGAGCCCACCGAGAGCGAATCCCTAGAAGAGCTGGATCGCTTCTGTGAGGCAATGATCGCCATTCGCCAGGAGATTGCTGCCATCGAGCGGGGCGAGATGGATCCCGTGCGCAATCCCCTTAAACTTGCCCCCCACACCGCCGAGGTAGTGGCCGCCGACCACTGGGATCGCCCCTACCCTCGCTCCCTAGCCGCCTATCCCCTCCCGTGGGTCAAGGAGCGCAAGTTCTGGCCCAGCGTCAGCCGCATTGACAACGCCTACGGGGATCGTCACCTGGTGTGCAGTTGTCAGCCCTGGCTGGAAGGCTAACCCTCAGATCAAGCCGCTTGTGGTTTCACTTGGACCAGCTCTGAGCAAGAGGAGAGGAGTTGCTCGGCCTCTTGCATAAGGCGCTCAGTCTCTGGCAGCGAGGCCAGCACCAGGGGCAGCACCTCCTCATCGGCCTTGACGGCATTCTCGGTTTCTTGCAGGAGATTGATCGAGTCCTCGGTAAGCAGGTCAGCCACCTGCGACAGTTGCGCCTTCAGCGAGGCGTTCTCTCGCTCCAATTGCGCCAGCCGCGCTTGCAGGCTATCCACTTGCCGATCTCGCTCTCCCAGGGCTGCTTCCAGCTCACGGTTGCGGGCCTCCAACGCTTGGCGGGCTGCCTCTGCTTGGTTCAGCCGTTCTGTCAAGCTGGCCAATTCCTCCTCCAAACTGGTGAGGCGACTCAACTGTTGCAAAAGTTGGGCATTCTCTGCTTCCAGTTTTTCAATCAACGCCTGAGCGCTCAACAGATCTGCTTTGGTGGACTCCAGCTCGTGACAGACTTGGTCATAGTTGGCAATCAGCTCGCCCAGCCGAGCTTCTCTCTCCCGAAGTTCTTCTCGCAGGGAACGGACCAAGCGATCCCTTTGTTCGACGCCCTGTTGTAACTGTTCGACGTCCTGCCGCAGGATAGGCAGTTCATCCAAAGCTTTCCGGGCCGTGACCAGAAGCCTCCTGAAGCTCTTCTGCAGGCGGCTGTGGGAGTGATCTAATTTGGCGAAGGCTTCGTTGAGCGAGAGATAAGCCTCGCACAGTTTCGTGTAGCGCTGGGCCAGAAAAGTAGGGTGATCCATAATGCAGAGTCCAGGTGGGGGTGCCATGTCCATTTTATGCCGCTCATTCTATCGACCCAAGCCGGAAAAGAGGTTATTCGCTACAACAACCGTGGGATTAATTTTACTTTAAGATTTTCCTCTCTCTGGGCAAACAGCTCACGTCCTGCCCCGACAAGATTCAAACTCTCTGGCAAAAACAAAGGGGCAAAAGCGGCCCTCAAGAGTGGCACATTTTTACCCCTATCGAGGAGATTATATTTAGCGTCTGGAGCAAAGGATTCAAAATTAAAACACTAGATATGGTTCAAACGCGCCTAGAGGGAGCATCTCCTGGCTCAGGCAGGCCGCGCATCCGGGATCCCTAGCTTCTCCAAATAGGCGGCTGCCCGCAGCAGTTTGGCTTCTTGATAGGGGGCGGCCACCAGTTGTACGCCAAAGGGCAGGGATCCGCTCTCGCGCAACGGCACTGAAAGCACCGGCAGGCCGATAAACGAGAGGGGCTGAGTGTAGAGGCCGAGGTTGGGCCGGGTGAGAACTTCTACCCCATCGATCACCATCTTCTCTTGGCCAAGTAAGGGGGCAGAGCAGGGGGTGGTGGGGGCAATGAACAGATCGATCTCCTGAAAAATGGTCTGCACCTGCTGGCGGTACCAGCGGCGAAAGCGCTGCGCCTGCAAGATCCAACTGGCGGGCAGCAAAGCTCCGGCCAAAAAGCGATCCCGGGTGGCCGGATCGAAGTCGTGGGGGCGAGTTCGCAGGTTGGGCAGGTGCAGGTTGGCTCCCTCGGCAGCCGTGATCAGGTAGGCGGCGGCGCGGGCGCGCTGGGCTTCCGGGATCCGCACAGTCTGGCGGGCCCCCAGGGCTTGGGCCACTTTTTCTACTCCGGCCAAGATGGGGAGCTCTGCCCCTCGGGCAAAGTAATCATCCGCCACCGCGATGCGCAAGCCTTCGATCCCCTGCCCCAACTGCCCAAAGGTGGGATCCACAGGACGCCGGGTACAGACGGGATCTTGGGGATCCGGCCCTTGCATAACATCGAAGCTGAGGGCAATATCGGCCACCGAACGGGCCAAGGGGCCCACGTGGTCGAAGCTGGGGGCAAACAGAGCCACCCCTGCCCGCGACAGACGGCCATAGGTGGGCTTGAGGCCGTAGACGCCACACAAAGAGGCCGGTACCCGAATCGAGCCGTTGGTGTCGCTGCCCAGGGCAAGGGGCACCAAACCTCCTGCCACCGCTGCTGCCGAGCCGCCAGAGGATCCCCCCGCACTGCGGTTGAGATCGTGGGGGTTGTGGGTGGGGCCGTAGTGGCTGTTTTCGGTGACGAAGCCATAGGCGTACTCGTCCATATTGAGGGTGCCCACCAAGATCGCCCCTGCCTGCTTGAGACGAGCCACCACCGTTGCATCTTGGATGGCCGGGGGATTCTCGCGGTTGATCGCCGAGCCAGCTAGGGTGGTGAGGCCGGCCACGTCAAACAAGTTCTTGACGGCAAAGGGCACCCCTGCCAGCGGGCCCACCGGGATCCCTTGAGCCACCTGTCGATCCACCTGCTCCGCCGCTTGTAAGGCCGATTCCTCCAAGACAGCTGTAAAGGCATTGAGCTGGGGATCCCGCCGGCGAATCCGCTCCAGACAGGCGGCCACCACCGCTTGGGCGCTCACGGATCCCTGGCGGACAGCCCTGGCAATAGAGACCGCGTCAGCGCTGCCGAGAAGGTAGGGATCCCCGGTCATGGCTGAGGGTCAAAGGTGGGATCTGGCTCAACTATCGGCGGCAACGGGAACTCCAGCACCTGTTGAGCAATGGGCAGAAAGCGGGCAAAATTTTCGATCACCCCTGCTCGGTGTTCAGGATGCAGGGGCAGTTGCAGCAGTTGGGCCATCTGGTCGACGTAGGTTTCCGGATCCCAGGGTTGCATGGTTCTAGGGTCAGCAGGCCGGTTGCGGCAAAGATACCACAAGCTCGCCTGCGAACACCACCAGGCAGCCTCCAACAACAAGACCGTCGTTGGCTAGGGAGCGGCCATCTGCACAGCGTTGCCCTGCAGCGACCAGAAGCGCTCGTTGGGCAAGACAGGGCGGGTTATCGCCTGCCGTTCCAGCTCATTCAAAGCAACGCGACGGCTATGTGCAGAGCGATTGGAAGCAGCGCTGGCTTGCAGGCGTTTGCGGAACAGACGCAACTGCTGCTGCTCTGCAGCGGGGGAAACATGCTGGGCAAAGAGGGGATGCAAGAGCTTCTCTTCCTGCTCGAACTGGGCCCGCAACTGCCGATAGAAGTGAAGAGCAGAAGTGGGATCCAACTGCTGCGGGTCGCGCTCCGCCTGGTGCAAAAAGCGCGTCAGCTCCGGGATCTGATCCCGCAACTGCTGCTCCAGCCGGTCAATTTGGGCGCTGCGGTGGGGATCCGCCGCCAGAGCCGTCCTGAGCAGCGGGTAAAGGACATGGCGCTCCAGTTGAATGTGGCGGGAGAGGCGCTGCCGCAACCTTTGCACACAGAGACGCCGCTGCTCCAGATCTAACTCCGGAGCTCGAGAGAGGCGAGCCAAGAACTGCAGGGTAACACGGTGCTGTTCAGCACAAAGGACAACCAGTGTACCGGCAGAGGCCGAAGGAGACATAGCAGCTCACCGGAGAGAGGGCTTCACTTTAGCTTAACTTTGTCAAGACACGGCAGCTTGCGTAAGGGTACGGGACTGGTGCAGGTGTCTTGGATACACTCAGACAGCAATTCCGGCAAAAGCTGCCCAGATCTGCACTCCGGTCGCTAGGCTTGCACAGGCCAGCGGCGTTTCCAGGCGGAAGTGGGCTCAAGGGGTGAAGTTTGCTGTTCTCGCTGGCGTTGCAGCCGAATCTGGGCTCTATCCCCTTGCAAGGTAGGATCCCGGTAGGGCACCGCGGCGCGGGTTCGCAGGTGCTCCCACTCCATGGGCGAGAGGGGCGGCAGGTGATGCGGTTGGGGCGAGGCCACCGTGCCCGGCCAGGGGCGGCCCACCGGCGGCGTCGAGCCAATGAATAGCCCCGCCTCCAGCAAGGCCGCCCGCACCGCCGCCGCACAGGAATAGGTGGCCAGGATCCCGCTGGGGCGCATTCGCTCGGCCACTGCCCGCAAGAAGTCCACCGTCCACAGCTCCGGGCAAACCGAAGGGGAGAAGGGATCCAAAAACACCGCATCCGCCCATCCCGGCGGCACCTGGAGCAGGGTTTGCCGGGCATCTCCCCACAGCAGGGTTCCCCGCCAGCGCGGCGATTGCCAGGATCCCTGCTCGATCAAGTGTTGCCACTCCTGGCCAAAGCTCCAGGTGGATCCCACCCCCACCTGCCAGGCCTGGCGGGGCACCTCTGGGGATCGCTCCAGGCCAATGACTTCCACAGGGCAATCGGGCCGCACCTGCCAAATCGTCTCCAAGGCCAGGCCGGAGTTGTAGCCGAGGCCAAAGCAAATATCCAAGAGGCGAATGGGATCGTCCGGATCCCGCTCCAACGGCAGGCGATCCAGCCGGCAAGGGCGGACAAACTTCTCCAGCGCTTCCTGGGCAGCGCCGCTGGTGTTATGGAAAGCCTGCCCGAACTCTTGGGAGAAAAAGGTCAGGGATCCATCCCCTGTGGTCAACACCTGCCACTGGGTTTCTGCGGTCATGGGCTATTGCAAGTCTCTATTTCCAGCTTGGCGATTCTTTGATAGCTTGAGAACGTTAAGATGAGTTTCGCAGCTCACCGGCAGGGCTTACAGATTCAGCTCTGGCCATCCCTAGCTAGGGGGGTACCTCAGCGGCTATGTCTTTACTGGATTGGTTTGCCGAGCGGCGCAAGCAGACTTCCCTTAACTTGACCGGCAGCAGCCCCTTCGACAAAGAGCGGCAAGTGCGGGAGATCGCCGACGGCCTGTGGCAGAAGTGTCCGGCTTGCGACGCCCTCACCTACACCAAGGATCTGCAGCAGAACTGGCAGGTTTGCCCGAGCTGCGGCTATCACCATCGCATCACGGCCCCGCAGCGGCTGCAGCAGCTTTTGGATCCCGGCTCCTGGCAGCCCCTTGACGAGCACCTGGCCCCCACCGATCCGCTGCACTTTTTCGACCAAAAGCCCTACGCCGAGCGACTGGCCTCTTATCAGGAGCGCACCCAACTTAAAGATGCCGTCTTGACCGGGCTGGGCAGCTTGGAAGGGATCCCAGTGGCGATGGGCGTGATGGACTTCCGCTTTATGGGCGGCAGCATGGGCTCGGTGGTGGGCGAGAAGATCACCCGTCTTACCGAACGAGCTACCCGCGATCACCTGCCCCTAGTCATCTTCTCCGCCTCGGGGGGAGCCCGCATGCAGGAAGGGATCCTCAGCTTGATGCAAATGGCCAAAACGGCAGCCGCTCTGCAAAGGCACCGCGAGGCCGGGCAATTGTTCATCTCTGTGCTCACCCATCCCACCTATGGGGGGGTGACTGCCAGCTTTGCCATGTTGGGGGATTTGATCCTGGCCGAACCCGGCGCCCAGGTGGGGTTTGCCGGGCCCAATGTTATTGAGCAAACCATCGGCAAGGGCAAGCTGCCGGAGGGCTTCCAGACGGCCGAATATCTGCTGGCCCACGGGCTCATCGACGCAATTGTGCCGCGAACCGAGCTGCGCAGGCGCCTGGCCCAGTTGCTGGCCATGCACCGTCCTCGCCTGCGTATGTCCCTTCCCGCCCTCGAGCCGACTTATGCGCTCGATCCGGCCAGGATCTGAGATGGGGAGCCAAGGTTGGATCCCTCTGCCTGCAGGCGGAGCGGCTAGCTCCCCTCTCCCAAAGGGAGAGGGGTAGGGGGTGAGGGATTGCTCCCCGTCTGAAGAGGAAGTGAGGGTAGCTGCCTCAACGCTGGGCCCCGCAGACAATCTCAACCAGTTGGAAATTGCCATGGCAAAGAGGGATACCCTCTCTTTCTGCATAAGAGGGATTTCCTGCCGAGGGGGTAATAGCAGCAACCGATGGTGCTAAGGTGGGGCATGAGGTCTTGACTGGAAACGATGGATTTTAAGCTGCGCATCCGTACTGCCGAAACCCCCCAGGGGCAAAAGCTGGCAATCGTGCCCTTAGAGGGTCGCTTTGACGCCAAAGCCGCTTCTGAAGTCCGGCAGTTGCTGCAGCAGGTTTTGGATTTTGGCTACCACAACCTGTTGATCGACATGTCGGCGGTTACCTTTATGGATAGCTCCGGCCTGGGAGTGCTGATCTCGGCCTTGCGCAAGTGCCGGGCTGCCGGCGGCAACCTCAGCCTCTGTTGCGTTCCCGAAAGTGTCTCCCTTGTCCTCAGCCTCACCTCCATGGAAAAGGTCTTGACCTGTTTTGACGACCTAGAGACGGGCATCGCCAACTTCTCCACCGCTTCTTCCGCTCGCTAGGCCGACATTCCTTTTTGATTTGCTTCGATGCCCTTCCTGCGCTGCTGACCTGGTTCCCAGGATTCGTTGAGAATGCTCAGCCATGCCCCAAACCGGCCTCGATACCTTTCAGCTTCTTTACCAGCACCACCGTGGCCCCAGCTTTTGCGAGCGCATGCTGGCCACGGCTCCTGGGCGCTTCAACGAGGCCTTTTGGCGGTTTTGGCAGCAGCACGTTGAGCCTTGCTTGCCTGCTGCGCCCTGCCTGCTGGATCTGGGAACGGGGCCGGGGTATGTCCTCCGGCAGTGGGCCCAGCGCTACCCCGGCGGACAGTTGATCGGCGTAGATCTGATGCCCTACATGTTGGAGCGGGCTAAAGCCGACCTCAAAGACATCCCCGGCATCCAACTGCTGCAAGCGGACCTCCACGATCCCCATTTGCCCCTGCCCGATAGCAGCGTTGACGCGGCCCAGGCGGTGGTGGTGATCCACGAGATGGTGCAGCCGGTGCGCCTGTTGCAAGCGGTGCGGCGTCTACTCAAGCCAGGGGGACGATTTTTGCTAGTGGACTGGGTGCGCGCCCCCCTCAGCCTCTACTTCGATGCCGCCACCGAGGTCCAACTGTTTCAGCCGGACACCCCCCTAGATACCTTGGTGGATCAATTTACCCACTTCTACGAGCACAACCGCTTCAGCGCCGAGGACTTGGCCTGGCTGTTGGAGAAGGTTGGTTTAAGAGTCGTGGCCCAGGAGCTCTACGGGCAAAATCGCTTTGTGCGTCTTGTGGCCGAAAAGCCCTAGAGGACTTCAAGGATCCGCCGCTCGCCGGACTGCACCTGGGCAAACACCTGCACCTCGGTGCTCATTTTGCGCAGTTGGCGGGCCAACTTAATCGCCTTGTCGCGGGGGAGAGGGGGGCTCACCACCGCCGGCAGACAGCGCAACAGCGGCTTCAGGGCCGTCTTGGGCAGCCGCGCATAAAACGCCAAGGTGGAGAGGATCTCGTCTTCAAAGTAGGGGTTGCGACATTCCAAAAGGCGCACTTGATACAGCTCCGGCGGCAGAGGGCGTCCCTGGGCCAGGCGAATCAGAGATCCCACCGTCCCCATCACATACAGGCGATCCCCCCGCTTCAACACCGTCTCGCCCTCTTTCTGCCAGATCTTGGGGAAAACACAGGGCCGGCCCGGTCGGGAGTGATGCAGCAAAATTGCCAGGTCGTAATCCTGGGCCAGTTGCCGCAGGGACAGCCCCAGGTAAGGGCTGGAAGGCGAGACCTCCAGCAGCGTCACCAGCAGCGTTTCCCCCTCCCAAGTTAAGGTGCCGTAAACGGATCCCACCAGCGCTGCCGTGGCAAAAGCGCGCGCCCCCAGGGCGGTGGTGCTGTAGCTGGTTCCCAGCGTCTGCAGATGCCGCTGCATCCGCGCCGCCACCTGGGGATCGGTAACCCGCAAGATGGTGCGGATCCCCGGTTGCAGGCTGTGGGCGGTCAGGGCGGTCTCGAGGTTGGTGAGATCGTCAGGCGTCGTGCAGATCAGGCAGCGGCTGCTTTGGATGCGAGCCTGTTGCAGCGTGCTGGCCAGAGCGTAGTTGCCCCGAATCACCACCGCCCCCTCCCGTTCCGCCGCTTCCACCAGAGGGTTGTCGCTGTCGGGCTCCACCACCACCACCTCATAGCCCATCTGCCGCAACAACTGCAGCACCAAGTAGCTTAGCCGCCCCAAACCGGCAATCACCACATGATCCGCTTTGGGCATACGGGCGGCTCGGCCCAAGCCAAAGCGGCTGCTCACCAACTTGTCGGTCACCAACCCGTAGATCAACCCCACCAGGGCAGCTCCCACCAAGGTCATGACCACCGCCACCACCTTCACCCCCAGCGGCGTCTCCGCCTGCTGAAAAGCCTCGATGTCGCCATACCCCCCTGTCAACACCACGATGGTCAGCAGCAGCCCGTCAACCACAGATTTGCCGATAATTCTGAAATTAATGACCCCCAGCACCAACATCGCCCCCAAGGTGAAGGTGAGGGTATGCACGATGGGCTTGACCTGCAGCAGTCCCTGCAGGCTTCTGCGCAGCCAAGATAGGAGGCCCCGCCCGAACGACTTGCCTCGCCGTTGTTGTCGCCTGTCTTGCGCCTGTCCGCTGGCCCAGCGTTGGGCCCGCGAAGAGCCGCGCCGCCCGTTGCGCTCCAACAGTTGCAGATAGGATCTGGGGTCGCAGATCACCAAAATGCGATCCCCCTCCAGCAGCTCTGCCTCGTGGTCGAAATCGTCGAAAACCCGAGACTCGGAAAAGTCGGACAGCCCGTCCACCGGGTAGTGGAACAGCACCCGCGCCCCAAAGGTTTCCTCCAGTTCCGCGAGGGGCATGTGCAGCAGACGGGAGTTGTAGCCGATGGTCAGCTCCACCACGTTCCAGAGGGTGGTCTCTTGGGGGGCGCCCAAATAAAGCGGATCGGCCAGCTCCGGCGGCAGCGTGGCCGGCTGAGCCTCCAACTGGGGCAGCTCGAAGTAGCCGACAAATTCGTCCGAGACAGCCTTGAGGGCAAAGGCCGGAGCCGCTAAGCCGGCAACCGATAGGGAAAAATGCTGCGGCAAAATCGAGTCCAGGTAGCGGGCAAGGCCGGTGTTAAACAGACGAGAGACAATGCGCGCCTGCGGGTTGAGATCTCGAATCAAGAGGGCCAGCTCGAAGTTGGCCTGGTCGTTGTCCTCCAGCAGCAGCGCCACCTTGATCCGCTCGATCCCAGCCCGGCGCAGCACCTCCGGCTGATGGGGATCCCCCTCTACGTATTGCCACGGTTCCTTTAACAAAGAAGGCCGCGGGCCAGGAGCCACCACCACCGCGCGCTGTCCAAAGTCTTCCAGAATCTGCAGCGTCAACGCTGCCAAGTCGTTGTAGCCACAGACTAGGAGGAAAGCACCTGGATCCCGGCCATTGTCTTGCAGTTGCTCATCCGGCCCTTGAGAAGGGGAGCCCACCATACTCCACCATCCACCCTGCTCCCTTTATACCCAAGGCAGCTCTAAAACCCCGACCTACCCAAAATATTCTATTCCAGTAAGGGATCCCCTTGCCCGGCCAGCCGCATGAGGAGCGACCTTGGCTCTTGTTTCCAGCGAGAGTTGGCGGATCTGAGGCCAAACGGTTCAAAGATGAGAACAACTCCCAACAGCTTGACTCGGTACTTAGGATCCTCTATCATTGCCCCAGAGCAAAGTTCTTGAATAAAAATCTCAATAAGCTTGGCCTAGACAAAGATCAAAAGGCCGGCATTTGGGAAAACTCCCCTGCTTTCAGGGGAGGGACTTTCAAGTGCTTTCTCGGGTAAAGGCATTGCTGACTGGGTCAATGCAGCAGCCTTTCTTGAAATGTTTTTGAGTTTAGGAGTTGGGTATGCGCTTATCGCGACGGCAATTTGTCAGCTGGGCCGCTCTGGGCTCTGTAGCCTTGGCGGCAGGCTCGTTGGGGCGTCCGGCCCGCGGCGCCAACCGGGAGGTGAACCTCTACACCTCTCGGCACTACGGCACAGACGAAAAATTGTACGACCTCTTCAAGCAGAAAACGGGCATTACGGTGAACTGGGTGCAGGGCAACGCCGATGAGATCGTCCAGCGCATCCGCAGCGAGGGCTCCAACAGCCCCGCCGACATCTTCATGACGGTGGATGTTGCCCGGTTGTGGCGCGCTCAGAACGAGGGCTTGTTTCAACCCATCCAGTCGGAGACGCTCTCCAAAAATATTCCCGAGTCTCTGCGGGATCCAGAGGGGTACTGGTTTGGCCTCACCAAGCGGGCGCGGGTGATCATGTACAACAAAGACAAGGTGGATCCCAAGGAGCTCTCCACCTACGAAGATCTGGCCAACCCCAAGTGGCGGGGCAAGGTGCTCACCCGCTCCTCCAGCAATGTGTACAGCCAATCTCTGACGGCCTCGATCATCTTGGCCCACGGGATCCCGGAAACCGAAAAGTGGGCCCGCGGCCTAGTGGCCAACTTTGCCCGCCCGCCGGAAGGGGGAGACATCGATCAGATCAAAGCCGTAGCTGCTGGCGTGGGGGATGTAGCCTTAGCCAACACCTACTACCTGGCGCGCTTGATCAAATCCGACAATCCTGAAGATCGGGCCGTAGCGGAAAAGGTGGGCGTCTTCTTCCCCAACCAAGAAGATCGCGGCACGCACGTCAACATCAGCGGCGCCGGAATTTTGAAAACTGCTCCCAACAAAGAGGCGGCCATCCAGTTTCTGGAGTTCCTCTCCGGCCCAGAAGCGCAGGCTATCTTTGCCCAAAGCAACAACGAGTACCCGGTGCTGCCGGGGGCTGAGATCGACTCGGTGGTGGCCAGCTTTGGCACCTTTAAGGAAGATACGATCAACGCCGCCAGCATTGGCCGCGTCACCCCTGATGCCCTAAAGGTAATGGATCGGGCCGGTTGGAAGTAGATCAGGCCTCCAGGACAGGCCCTGAGTGCAGCCTTTCATTGCTTGACGCCGTGAACGTTAAGCAGCTTGACGGTTCTTGGCCAAGCGTCGATACTCTAGGACGGCGTTGCTTCCGTTCGAGGCCGCTCAGGCGTCCTGTCTTTCTTTATCAAAAGCTTCTGGAGGTTTGCCAAATGAAACAACTGCGAAAAGCAGGCTTGTTCTTGCTCCTGCTTTCTTTAACTTCTTTCTACACCAATAGCCCGGCAAAGGCAATTGAAAACCTTCCCGAAAAGGCTCCTGTTCCAAAGCGGGATCTGCTTTTGACCACAGAAAACAAAGAAGAAGTATTTGACATTATGTCGATCCCCAATTATCCCCACGACAAGCCCGA
This window harbors:
- a CDS encoding DUF4089 domain-containing protein, with product MQPWDPETYVDQMAQLLQLPLHPEHRAGVIENFARFLPIAQQVLEFPLPPIVEPDPTFDPQP
- a CDS encoding class I SAM-dependent methyltransferase; amino-acid sequence: MPQTGLDTFQLLYQHHRGPSFCERMLATAPGRFNEAFWRFWQQHVEPCLPAAPCLLDLGTGPGYVLRQWAQRYPGGQLIGVDLMPYMLERAKADLKDIPGIQLLQADLHDPHLPLPDSSVDAAQAVVVIHEMVQPVRLLQAVRRLLKPGGRFLLVDWVRAPLSLYFDAATEVQLFQPDTPLDTLVDQFTHFYEHNRFSAEDLAWLLEKVGLRVVAQELYGQNRFVRLVAEKP
- the accD gene encoding acetyl-CoA carboxylase, carboxyltransferase subunit beta, which codes for MSLLDWFAERRKQTSLNLTGSSPFDKERQVREIADGLWQKCPACDALTYTKDLQQNWQVCPSCGYHHRITAPQRLQQLLDPGSWQPLDEHLAPTDPLHFFDQKPYAERLASYQERTQLKDAVLTGLGSLEGIPVAMGVMDFRFMGGSMGSVVGEKITRLTERATRDHLPLVIFSASGGARMQEGILSLMQMAKTAAALQRHREAGQLFISVLTHPTYGGVTASFAMLGDLILAEPGAQVGFAGPNVIEQTIGKGKLPEGFQTAEYLLAHGLIDAIVPRTELRRRLAQLLAMHRPRLRMSLPALEPTYALDPARI
- a CDS encoding Fe(3+) ABC transporter substrate-binding protein, whose product is MGMRLSRRQFVSWAALGSVALAAGSLGRPARGANREVNLYTSRHYGTDEKLYDLFKQKTGITVNWVQGNADEIVQRIRSEGSNSPADIFMTVDVARLWRAQNEGLFQPIQSETLSKNIPESLRDPEGYWFGLTKRARVIMYNKDKVDPKELSTYEDLANPKWRGKVLTRSSSNVYSQSLTASIILAHGIPETEKWARGLVANFARPPEGGDIDQIKAVAAGVGDVALANTYYLARLIKSDNPEDRAVAEKVGVFFPNQEDRGTHVNISGAGILKTAPNKEAAIQFLEFLSGPEAQAIFAQSNNEYPVLPGAEIDSVVASFGTFKEDTINAASIGRVTPDALKVMDRAGWK
- a CDS encoding STAS domain-containing protein, producing the protein MDFKLRIRTAETPQGQKLAIVPLEGRFDAKAASEVRQLLQQVLDFGYHNLLIDMSAVTFMDSSGLGVLISALRKCRAAGGNLSLCCVPESVSLVLSLTSMEKVLTCFDDLETGIANFSTASSAR
- a CDS encoding esterase-like activity of phytase family protein; translated protein: MKQLRKAGLFLLLLSLTSFYTNSPAKAIENLPEKAPVPKRDLLLTTENKEEVFDIMSIPNYPHDKPEGLAILNLTTLAIVNDDDFGIVSEKGAV
- a CDS encoding hemerythrin domain-containing protein — encoded protein: MSPSASAGTLVVLCAEQHRVTLQFLARLSRAPELDLEQRRLCVQRLRQRLSRHIQLERHVLYPLLRTALAADPHRSAQIDRLEQQLRDQIPELTRFLHQAERDPQQLDPTSALHFYRQLRAQFEQEEKLLHPLFAQHVSPAAEQQQLRLFRKRLQASAASNRSAHSRRVALNELERQAITRPVLPNERFWSLQGNAVQMAAP
- a CDS encoding Asp-tRNA(Asn)/Glu-tRNA(Gln) amidotransferase GatCAB subunit A yields the protein MTGDPYLLGSADAVSIARAVRQGSVSAQAVVAACLERIRRRDPQLNAFTAVLEESALQAAEQVDRQVAQGIPVGPLAGVPFAVKNLFDVAGLTTLAGSAINRENPPAIQDATVVARLKQAGAILVGTLNMDEYAYGFVTENSHYGPTHNPHDLNRSAGGSSGGSAAAVAGGLVPLALGSDTNGSIRVPASLCGVYGLKPTYGRLSRAGVALFAPSFDHVGPLARSVADIALSFDVMQGPDPQDPVCTRRPVDPTFGQLGQGIEGLRIAVADDYFARGAELPILAGVEKVAQALGARQTVRIPEAQRARAAAYLITAAEGANLHLPNLRTRPHDFDPATRDRFLAGALLPASWILQAQRFRRWYRQQVQTIFQEIDLFIAPTTPCSAPLLGQEKMVIDGVEVLTRPNLGLYTQPLSFIGLPVLSVPLRESGSLPFGVQLVAAPYQEAKLLRAAAYLEKLGIPDARPA
- a CDS encoding tRNA (5-methylaminomethyl-2-thiouridine)(34)-methyltransferase MnmD; the protein is MTAETQWQVLTTGDGSLTFFSQEFGQAFHNTSGAAQEALEKFVRPCRLDRLPLERDPDDPIRLLDICFGLGYNSGLALETIWQVRPDCPVEVIGLERSPEVPRQAWQVGVGSTWSFGQEWQHLIEQGSWQSPRWRGTLLWGDARQTLLQVPPGWADAVFLDPFSPSVCPELWTVDFLRAVAERMRPSGILATYSCAAAVRAALLEAGLFIGSTPPVGRPWPGTVASPQPHHLPPLSPMEWEHLRTRAAVPYRDPTLQGDRAQIRLQRQREQQTSPLEPTSAWKRRWPVQA
- a CDS encoding NAD-binding protein, with the protein product MVGSPSQGPDEQLQDNGRDPGAFLLVCGYNDLAALTLQILEDFGQRAVVVAPGPRPSLLKEPWQYVEGDPHQPEVLRRAGIERIKVALLLEDNDQANFELALLIRDLNPQARIVSRLFNTGLARYLDSILPQHFSLSVAGLAAPAFALKAVSDEFVGYFELPQLEAQPATLPPELADPLYLGAPQETTLWNVVELTIGYNSRLLHMPLAELEETFGARVLFHYPVDGLSDFSESRVFDDFDHEAELLEGDRILVICDPRSYLQLLERNGRRGSSRAQRWASGQAQDRRQQRRGKSFGRGLLSWLRRSLQGLLQVKPIVHTLTFTLGAMLVLGVINFRIIGKSVVDGLLLTIVVLTGGYGDIEAFQQAETPLGVKVVAVVMTLVGAALVGLIYGLVTDKLVSSRFGLGRAARMPKADHVVIAGLGRLSYLVLQLLRQMGYEVVVVEPDSDNPLVEAAEREGAVVIRGNYALASTLQQARIQSSRCLICTTPDDLTNLETALTAHSLQPGIRTILRVTDPQVAARMQRHLQTLGTSYSTTALGARAFATAALVGSVYGTLTWEGETLLVTLLEVSPSSPYLGLSLRQLAQDYDLAILLHHSRPGRPCVFPKIWQKEGETVLKRGDRLYVMGTVGSLIRLAQGRPLPPELYQVRLLECRNPYFEDEILSTLAFYARLPKTALKPLLRCLPAVVSPPLPRDKAIKLARQLRKMSTEVQVFAQVQSGERRILEVL